The following nucleotide sequence is from Candidatus Polarisedimenticolaceae bacterium.
ACCAACGACTCACGTTGGCGCCGATGTTAGATCAGTCCCGCCTTCGTCGCTCGGCTGACCGCCTCCGTGCTCGTCGTCACCTGGAGCTTTCGGTAGATGCGGCGGAGGTAGGTGCGCACCGTGTGCACGCTGAGGTTCGAGAGGTCGGCGATGCGCTTGTAGGAGAGGCCGTCGGCGAGCGCCTTCAACACCTGGAGCTCGCGATCCGAGAGGCCGAGGGCGAGCGGCGGCATCGCCTTCGGCGTATCGCCGCCACCGCGCAGGAGGACGATGACCTTGCGCGCGACCTCGGAGGTCATCGGCGAGCCGCCGTTCGCGATGACGTGGAGCTGCTCGACCAGCTCCCCCGCGGTCGTCTTCTTCAGGAGGTAACCGTCGGCGCCGGCGCAGATCGCCTCGAGGATCGTGTGCGGCTCCTCGAACACGGTCAGGATGACGACCGAGATCTCGGGGAAGAGCGCCTTCAGCGC
It contains:
- a CDS encoding response regulator transcription factor, with product MRVVIAEDRVEYRKSLEAVLALEPGFEVVAAYPDGKRLIEAARTSSERPWDLALLDIAMPGLTGIEATRALKALFPEISVVILTVFEEPHTILEAICAGADGYLLKKTTAGELVEQLHVIANGGSPMTSEVARKVIVLLRGGGDTPKAMPPLALGLSDRELQVLKALADGLSYKRIADLSNLSVHTVRTYLRRIYRKLQVTTSTEAVSRATKAGLI